The Anguilla anguilla isolate fAngAng1 chromosome 2, fAngAng1.pri, whole genome shotgun sequence genome contains the following window.
ATACCTCAGAGAAAAACACCTGAGAGTACATCCAGGAAACTCCCTCTCACCAGCGCAACTCACAAATCATAATACTGAGATAGcaccaaataaagaaaaacttcaCCTCATTAATTTTGTCCGGAgtctacaaaataaaataaaacattacaataaaagACTTTAAAATACATTGAGTCCCCATTTCTGTCTACATCATCTTTGATAATTGCTACAGAGTCCTCTGATAAAATACTAAACAGCTTCCAAGACTCTGGTGATGGAATGTATAAAATCAGCAATAGTAATTATAAGAAGAATAATACCGGcaataaagaaaatggaaagaaCAGTAGTGGGTAAAAGCTGGCACAAAAGGGGCATGCGAATATAAAAGTACATTCTATGAGAATTGCAAATAACACAAGCAAAATTTACAACGTATGAAGCATGGTAGATTGCCTGTACAGCGCAATGCTGGGAGCCCCTTCCCAACAGGCACGCAGCCCCGGCCTCCCCACgcgttggggtggggggtggtcaCGTGCTGACCGGGAAGGGAGAGTCCATAACCGAAACTGCGGACCGCACAGCAGCCCAATAAAACGAATGGAGACCGTGCGTCGCTGTGGCAAAAACACAGCGACCGCGCGGCCCAATACCACATGGGTCCCGCAGGCCTTTCAGATACCGAGGCCGTAAGGGACGAGGATACCAACGAAGGAGGCCGTCGCCCTTAATAGACAACGTGGGAGGGGCACCAGGGAGTGTCCGGGTACAGCAGACAGTGCACAGACCTGAACCTGCAGAAAGACAGGAGGAAACAAGGGGAAGTGAGCCTCATAATGAGTTAAATCAGCCAacaatcaaaaaagaaaacacacacacgtacacacactcaaacacacacacacacatggcccCTGTACAATGCATTGTTGATTGTGAAACATATCTATCGGATGTCCTTTAGCTTGGCTGAGAACAGATGATTTTGGCTTAAGAACATGATGTTCTTTCTACATCAGGGACCAAAAAAAGCTCAGACTTAAAACAGAATGATtacagggaggggacagagctGAAGAGGCCAGAAACTGCAGATTAGCAAAGGCAGGAAGAGCACCTTCGGCCTTATTGCCTTCCAGGCTCTGGTTTGAGTTTCGAAATGACCAGAGGATTTCCTTTGTTCAAGATAGCATCAAAAGCCATGGCATCAGTAGTGTGTGCGATGGCCTGCTCTACATATCAGCCTCACTCTTACCTGGACGGGTCCTCCTCCACCGTGAAAGCCCCCTTCATGTGTATGATATTCCTCTTGTTCTCAAACATTCCGTAACTCAGTGTAACCTGAAATAAAACCgcacagaagcacagacacataaTTAAACCTGAATGAAACCTGTCATTACGCGACGGCGTGTTAAAGGGCGCTCAGGCAGTGCCAGATTTACGATGGGCTCGCGTTGAGCCCGGCCGGAGGGCGTGCGGTTGCGCAGGTGTTTACCTGTTTGTGCAGCTCAGACCTGGGCACCTGCTGCAGGTTCTCCAGGTGAGAGTGGAACAGGTTGCTGCGGATCAGCCTGACCCCCAGCACCGACTCGATGATGTAGCCGATGGTGCAGTCGTCCGGCAGGCGGATCTTCTCAGCGGTGTTCATGAAATGGCCGCCACTGCAAAGAAAAGGGAGACGTGCGGAGACCGGTTAGAGATCATAATCCATGTAGGAGAGAAACTTTGTTTCAGAATATCGTTACTGAATTCCACATTTAGAAATACAAGTTGAGTCTCTTACCTTGCCCATGGACTCATCTTCAGAGCCAAGCCACGGCTCACGCAGAAACCCGCTCCTCCCGTAGCAAACCAGAAATTGACGGGTCTCtggaaacacacaggaaaataTGACTTGATCATTCATTTCCAAATTGCTTTTAGTCATTCTGTGATTATTCTATAAGTGTCAGTGTTCCTGTAATGCACAAGTTTGTCCACGCACCATCTTGTTGTCCCCGAGTCTCTCAGTGGCCTCGATGGGCCGGTCTAGGCTGGGCTTGCCAATGTAGACGTCCTGAGTGTGAGGGTAGTGGGACAGCAGCTTCACCAGAGTCCGCATGTTCACATAGTTATCATCATCCACATGGCAAAACCACCTGAAAGCCATTAACACAGTTAAATCAAAGCCACCTTAGGAAAACACATTACCGACATGTTAACAGCCCTGTGCAAGCGGCTGCCTGCAATCGAGAGGAAAGATCAACATTTCTGACACTGACATGACAAGGGaaacatgcatttacacatgaaTTACACAATCAAAGTGAGAGAAGCTTTTAACCCAAAGTAAACGTGTCCACCGGCTCTCAAGTTAAACACAGTAATGACTTCAAGCGGCGCTGCAATTCTGGCTTCAATTACAGCAGGAGCAGAGCCTCTTACTTTTTGCCGGACTCTATGAATTTGTCGTACTCCACCGCCATCTTGCAGGAGAGCGCCTGTCGGCTGTGGGCAGCGGAGCAGTTGGTGTTGATGGCGTGACTTCCTGCATTAGGGAGACAAAGAGGGAAATATGGTTATTGATTTTGAAGGACGGGGCTGATCAATAGCCCCTTTATTCGGCCTTTCTGTAGCCTTGCTCGGCCTGCCTTTTTACCATCTGCCACCTGTTTGGAGGTTGTCCCCTTAGCACGCCTGCCTAGGGGGACTCAATGGAGTGATTTGCATGGGGACTAAGGAGCCCTGtctggggggtggagggtcCTCCTGAGGCCAGGAGGGGCGTTGAATGGCAAGTCCACTCCTTTCTTAGAAGGGAAGTCTGAATTCATCCATTTTAAGCGACAGATCCGAGTATCaataaaaagctattttttctcttcagtttgAAAAAGTTGCTTGGCAAGCTATGGTAATAATAGAAAAAGCTTCCTCTAAAAAGCACACAGCTGTAATTTCCtgtcaaaaatgaccaaaagcAGCAAGTCCATAAATAGCTCCAAATCTTAATAGACTACAGTGCATCAGGCTTAAAAAACATGTGGAAAGATGCTGAGTTACCCACATGGAAAATGAGCTGAGTTAATAAGTTATCTATACTATATCTATACTATTCACTTGGCAAGTATCCTAACAGAGCAATGTTGAGAGTTTCTATTGGATGCCGTACTCACCAATCTTTTTCTTAAGCTCTTCATCCTCCCCGTCAGTGAAGATGTACGTCTGCAAGacacaaatggaaaaatcagGTTAAGAACTGCTTGGTTCCCTTCTCTATAAGTTCCTGAAGAAAGGGAGGGATGGTGTTGTGAACAAAATTCAGCCTCGTAAGGAATCACACAATAAGCCCTCGGTATGAAACATTTCTCAGAAGTGGCTGTCCCGTGCTGCCGGTCtctctttgaaatgttttctcatttGGGGCTTTTGTCTTCCTATTACTCGCTGAAGAACTCAGTGAGTTAAGCAAGTCAAACAGGCGTACAATGCCCCCAAAAGAATTCCTTCAAGAATAAAAGCCTCTTATGCTAGGCTGTGCTTTCTCCATGGCAACTGTCCCAGGGCCCCACAGCATCCCAGACAGCATGCCTGCAGCATGACAAAGAGGGGAGTGggcagcccccctccccatttcacACAAGTCGAACATGATGAGAGAGGACACTTGATGCTAATGCtgagctttattattttttttacaagtaaaATGACTTCCTCTTCATATCTCATGTTTCATATCTCAACACTTACAAAGTAGCAGCAGATGGCATTTTCTATATGATAACACACATGAAGGTCTAACAGTTCTGGTGCTTTTGTTAGCAGGAACTGTGCAGAGAGGGAATGCAGTCTCTGAGCACGTTGCAACGAACACGTTTATGTGTCTGAGCAGGTGCAGAAAGGAATTCATCCATGGCGGCACCACAAGGCGATACAGGTACACACGCCACAGCGCACAGGCGAATCGTTAAAAAGGCACCTTGACCCGGCTTTCTGTCTGCCgttgttcatttgtttattttccaccTGAGGTAAAACAGCACCTGCCACACTCTTCCTTATCTCTGGCACGTGTCCTGGCTTGGCCCCACCAGTCTGTTAGGAGTATTTCAGAACAAGCCAGGTAACTGTACCCGCCACTAACTCGCTAACCcagtccccccgccccccccccccttctgtgaGGTAAAGTACTCTTTTGTGACGACCAGCGGACCAGCCGTGCACTTGTACTAACTGATGCCGCCGTTGTCGACTCAAGCGACGTCGACAGGTTGAGTTTAAGCCAAAGGTAACTGTCTGAGCCTCacacccgcctcccccctccccccactctgtACCTGAGCCAGCTGCCAAGCCCCCGGCGCATATGTTTGCAGAACAAACTCTGAGCAGATGTTGCACCGTGCAGCGGGCCCAGGGCCACTGTTTGTTTAAGGGAGGGTGGCAGTGGTGTAAAGACCAGAGCAACGGCAACGTTTGCTTTAATTTTCACAGACATAAGAGCCTAATAAGCGAGGCAGCTGCTCACCCAGCGTATCActgtgaaagagaggggagcCCATGTTGCCTATACTGCCTGTTTCTTCCATTTCCAGCATGTGTAGTGAATCACACccccacacgtacacactccaaccccccctccctcccatacAACAATGGAGTGTGTTTTAAAGCTGGGTTAAATCTCTGATGGGTAAAGTTTAAATACGTTTGCTTGCATTTGCATACAGCTGCAGTGGTTAAGATAAAGAACGCTCTAGAGGGAAATTCTttgttcactctctctctctctctctctctctctctctctctatgcgcTACCAATAGGTCTCGTGAGCCAGCATTCCCAGAGGGGAAATGCACTTCTGAATTATTTAGTTTTTGAGGGAATATTAAGCgaacatgaaatgtgtttttccttaCTATATAAACATATTAATTTGATATTGACGGACCATAAATTGATATTAAACACGCCATCATTATGTAAAGACTAAAAAGTAACTTATGACTCCAGGATATAAGTTTGAATGGCTCCTACTTCTTGTTTGAGCTGGTTGCTTTCCAACATAGTCCAGGGTAATAATGCCATGGCTCGCCCTCGCCTTCTGCTCCCACAGGAAGTCCTGGCACAtggccccctccctctcacctccaccccccccccccccaggagccgGGAGCCGCTCAGGAAGGCCGCAGCCTGGCTGGCTGCCTCCGTCTCCCCGGGCAGGAAGGGCCCGGCCTGCAGAGGGCCTCTCTGTCAGGGCCTATCTCTGCCTCAGCCACACACGCCTGGTCCAGCTTCCTGTCCCCCATCCCCACCAGGAAATTCAATCACACTCTTTTGTCGAAAACATAAGATTTCTTCTAAACTAGCTCGCTCTCCGACGGCTTTCTTtctacagtgaaataaattatactCCGTGTAGCCGGGGTTTAACAGACAGCTATTTTCACAGCTTAATGCCACCTAGAGAATGAAGTTCCTGTTTCAGAGCCGTGTAAGGTTACCGGCGAGGCTTTCCTCTGTGTGCAGCTACCCTCGGCGCACGGACATGTTGCCAGTTTGGCGTCTGCTGCCCCAGCTGTGCTCACTTGTCTGGATTCCTGTGACTCACACCATCAAGCAGTTTTGATTCAATTAACCCACAAGGGGCACCAGTCACCTGGTGCTGTGCGTGATACAGAATCGCACCGTGGGGGCACAGAGTAAGACCCATTTAATTGAGAATGACCCTGCTCCAATGATGTCACCCTCAATCTCTGGAAACATATAATTCACTTCCTATATTGATAGAATGTTTCATAGACTTTGACAGTgcaatttttttccaaatgtgagtgcaggttttgtttctTCCATTGTTTCTTCCATCCCTGTATTCTTATGTCTAATATGTAACATCTAACATTTCCTGTAATTAGCCTGGTTGTTTAATTTCCAGTTGTTTGttgaaaatgttcagaaaaagTTGTGGTCAGGCACTCCTGGAAAAGCCAAACAAGCGTGTACTGCTCACTCAGTACAGTGGCTGAGTGGCAGTGCTGAAGACCTCCTCTGTTGCCCACCACAGGCTGATTAGAGAGAGGCTTGCACCCCTATTGTTATGACCTGACTGGGGAAGCCACATTGTtttgaagggggagggggtggataAGAAACACAGGAAGCTACAATCTGGAAAACAGTAACACCCACCAGAAAATATATCATTATAAAACACTGCTGCTTTAGAAAGAGCATCTATTTTGTTGCTACAAGTAGTAGTACAAGTTACTGCAAAAACAGTGTAATTCTAAGTGATCCCCAAACAGTCGGTTTTTTCCCAGCATTTATTCATCCACACAAAGAATCTCATTGTAACTGTCCTGCTGCAGTGCTTAACAGTTTGTCTTGATTATATTTAAGTGATTTCTTAAGGAAATTTTCACAAAGGTCACAAAGTTGAAGAACTACTCGTTTCTGTTTATACTTTCACTCGCAAAAGTGCCCCATTTAGCAaatgctaaacaaaaaaaaggcagcaaAGCAAAATTCCAGGTATGCTTTGAAAATCCTCGCagtgtgagaaagtgtgaagCCTAATGCTGGTATTCCCTTACGCAGCACTTTCTTACGCAATGGGAACCAACAGAAAAGCTCTTCCGATAAACCTTCACGTGAGAACATGCCGAGGAATTTGTAACAGTCATCAATATGCTGCACATTCCTCCTTAAGTAAGGTGAACGTGGACCTTGATTTAGACTGAGCAGGGCACTTGAAAACAGCACGGGAGTAAAACCTGGCCCCGCTCACTTCCCCAAATACACGAAGCGCCCGGCTCAGTTGTGTCAACAGTAAACACAGCTCTGCTCAGCACTCACTGTTTACATGTAAACAGGGACTGATAGTGAGTGGCACCCTAGGGAGTGTACATGTGGAGTACCAGAGAGACCGGTATGAATTTAACGGTCTGGGTGACACTAGAGAGGGGTCATGAATGGAGCTATTTACAGAGGTCTAGCACTATGCTGAAACCAACAGCCTTTGGGACACTGCTCAGAGTTTTCTGTTCCACTGTAACCTTTTAGTGGCCACAGGATAGTTATGATAGAGTAAAGATtaagataaagataaagatatTCGGCACACTCTCAGTATTCGCCGCCTCCCCTCAATGGGTCCAATTTTGGCAAGTGGCCATAGTCATAAAGCACTCTGTGGTAGGCAAAGTCCATAAGTAAAGCACAAACGTACAGACAGACTGCTTCTGCAATAGAAACCAGAGAGGATGCCCAtcagacacaaacgcacatataATTTATCCCTGGATCTCTGCAGTCCATAGCTGAGAATGCAGGCCCAGTGATTCATATGGAAGGCATTAAGTGTCCTTTGTTTTGTAGTTACCACCTGGCACCCTTCTTCCTGTAACTCCCACTTGCATTATAAGCCCGGTGTCTCTTTTATGTCTAGTCTGCCCCACCAGCTGCCTGCTAAGCCCCCCGATAACTCCCCTGTGTGATGGTTTAACTAACTTTATCCACTAGTAAGTAAATTCAATGCTAATTTAAACAGCACTCCATAAACCTGGCCAGGCCCATCATGCCTGACTAGTGGGTGTGGATAGAGGATTATTAAAATTTTAGGAAATGGGTCTTCTTTCAGAGATAAGGAAAAGACAACCATTGTCTGATTGGCAGACGTGCACAGACTGCCTCGTTTACCAACTGTGGCCTAAATCTAGCCCGGAATACTAACATCATTTCAACAATGGGGAAAAGATAAACCCAAGACCTGGAAAGTGTGTTGACAGATTAACTTATTAGCCAGTGTCTCTGATGCTGATCTGCTCCCCTTTCCATCTCCATTGTAGCAAGATGAGGATCAGTGCCTGGCAGTCACTGCGTGACCTTCACAGCAATCAAGTTATCCCTGCACACTACATCCTACACATGATACTTTAGATCAACATATTGATAAGCACATTTCTTTActatattttgtcatattggTGCAAAGCTctcctggaaaaaaatattttttccctctgctgATGTATGAGCATGGCTCAGATACTGTGAAGCAAATTAAAGTGACCCCTGAAAATGATGCGTGACAAGATTAGAGTCTTGGGAATGTGAGAATGTGCCTCATTAAAGAGACAGGGCTGTTTCTTTCCCCCTGAACAGGGCCGGGAATCCCTTTGTGAACGGCAGAGCTTGCCTAAAAAGCGGCCGTTTCATAATGCTGCGTTCTCACACTGCGCCGAGCCCAGCACGCTCCTCAAAGCACAAACTGTCCAGAGGACACTTTTTGTCGCCGGTGTTCCCCCCTAATGAAGGCAAAGCCCCCCAATTTTCCCATCGCTCAGGAGCTTGACCCAGACACGGCCGACCCCCTCTTCtccacaaacaacaaaaaaaaatccccggCTTCAGCTCCGGCGTTCCCATGGAGAGGGTGAAGCGGGAGGCTGGGAAAGCCTTTCTTCCCTCTTCAGAAAGACGCTTTGTTAGCCCTGGAGAGGGGACAGCACTGAAGCCACCGCCATAGATCCCCAAGCACCAAGGTATTCACATAAACACCCTACACAAAAAGGAGaatggggagaggagagaaaagggggaagtGGAGGGATCTCTGAGAACCGCACTGTGCGCTCTTAAGAAGTGTCACTCCGTGGGGAAGAAGGTCTGacagggagagcgggagaggccCCAGGCAGGGAACTGTAGGTGTCACAGTGTGTTCTCCTGGAGTGGCGTGACACAGTGCTGGAACCCAAAACAGGGCTCACGTCTATAACCAGAGCTACGCGTCTGAATAGCCTTTATGGACCTGGACCAACACAAAAATCATCGCAAACCAAAAAATCAGACcaaacaaaagccaaaatagtACCCGCTCACGGTGTTGACGATAACACGGCGTGGCAGAGGACTTCCTGCCATTATCACGTCTCTGGTTCTGGGAACCAATCACAGAATTTATTTCTTCCAGCATTCTTAAACAGAGAAAGAGCTGAAAGGAGTTTTAAGCCCAGTTGAAGTCCGGGGAGAAATTTCTATAGTGATGTGAGAGAGGCTCTCAGAATGAATTATGCCTTGTCTCTAAATGATGCCATTTTCCCCTGGTTTCACAGTTTCTTTCCCACCAGCTTGTGAGAGCTGAAGAGAAAAGCCCTCTCCCCTTATAATGTGCCACTCCATTCCCCTTTATGTGTCTGAGACCGATCTCTATGCTAAACAGCTCTGGTCTCTTGGCTCTGTTTTACATCTGACAAGCTTGGTCAAGtcacaaaaaatgaatcagCATCACTAATCGTGTTTCATGGACTATACCCCCAAACTCTCAGGGGGCTGGGAGACTAAGGAGAGGGGGTGGCATGGTTTTATGGAGAGGCACCCCTGGGAAAAAGTGACAAATTATATAAAAGAAAGAACTATCACCACCATCACCCACCTTATTCTTACCAAGTAGTTGATCAattaaaacaagcaaatgtTCCCTGGATACTGTAGTTCAGTGCTCTGTTTACAAAGAATCagtattaaaacaattttaaaagatgaaaaagtACCTGGAGTTACTTGGAATGGAGTCATATCAGGACAGCTATGCTACAGATGCAGAAAATATAACAACTCACTATGACTATTTATCTTGTATCTCGCAAAAAAAAACGGACGTTTATTGGACCATTGTTGATTAGGAAAATGATTGTGTTCTATATGCTGTTCGCTGGAGAACATGGTTGCTCTTATCATAGATAACGAATGAGCATGGGAGTGTAATTAAGTAGCCAGTAGTAAATATGTGAATAACGAGCTCTCCATTTGCTTACCTGTTGCATGTTTCTGGAGATCCAGGTATCAAGAAGAAGATCCAGTCGGGATTGATGGAACTTCTTGGTTGTCTTGACTGCGATGAAGATATCATTCGGGTTGATGTCTTCTGCGGGGGGCGCTTCCACTGCTGCCTTGGCTTGCGATGGTGTCTCCACTTCCCTCCTGCCTCGAGTCAACTTAGTGAAATATGCCGAAAATCCGTTCACTTGCCCCGTCTTTGAATTGTCCCGAGGCTGGCTTTGGTCCGCCTGCGCGCCATTATTTGCCCCAAAGTTATCCAGGCTTTGCAGTGACCGCATCCCATCTCTTCCAATCTGCTTCTCTTCTACCTGGACTCTTTGGTGCGGTGCCGCTATCAGGAGCACCACAAGGCAGGTGAATATAGTTGCCGCTACTGTGGAGACTGCACATTTCTTACTGcagctttttaacattttcGTTAATATTTGTAACAAACAAAATGGTCGGATTCAAAATTGCATAGATATGTTTCAATTTTGTTTCTTACGATGTTTTAATTTGGATCGATGATGCTCTCGCTTTTCAGGTCACTGTCCCTATATAACACGCAGGTTAGAATAACCCTTACTTAGGACTGGGACACTTTTATAAACTGCCCCTCAACAAAGGACACGCCAGATGGGCGGTCACTCCAGCTCAAAGACCGAAGCTGAACTTCTGAAGGCTACCCCGCCAGGCGTGGTCTAAACCAAAGAAACGCCCAAAAGGGGAGGGTATAAAGAAAAGTGAAACTACAACCAATGGTATAAAGGAGAAGATATATTGGAGACGGAACAAGTGTTTCTTAATTTATATCAGAGTAAAATTAGTTGAAACATTGGTTGGGAAGACTTATGGAACACAACTGATAGAGTTTCTGGTcaacattttagttttataaCCTCAAAAGTCGTTACGGATAAActcaaaagaaaataactgctTGCTGGTTGATTTGGCTCGTGAATAAAATTAGCTTGCTGTAACTAACTGCTACGCTTTCGTAATGAAAAAAGACACACATGTATAAGTACACTACACATTTAAGATGACTCAcataattcaaaaataattattgtaaggatttatattattgttttacattttgtaatgtgAGATCGAAACATTAATTACATCTCAAAGAAAACTCCTTTCAATTTCCAAGGATGTGGTCTCGCTATATGCCATCCGTAGATGGGCTACATTAGAGAGagataacatttgtgtcttGGATGTCAGTTAAAGAATGTTGGATTAAGCCATCCTTGCAGACAGATGTTTGAAGAGTCTGGACAGTTCGTGTGTAGCTCTGCCAATTTCTTGGTGCCAAATCGAGCTGTTTGGGGAATGCAGATTTACCAACAATAAAACTCTTGTTTTCGGGCTTTCAGAAAAGGATCTTTCAAAAGACCACATCACAGTGACAAGAGGATTGTCAAAGAATGCCAGAAATTCCCGTCTTTTGAATTCCTTAGGGCTTCCTGATCCTTTGGTCCACACAGTGACAGGATAgcctattaaaaaaacaactttgataaaataattACGCTCGTGGAGAAAGATGACATAGGCTATCTCTAAACAAATTATTAGTAATATTCGCAAACGTTTGCCGTGATATAAATATTGCTGAACAAAATTATTCTGAGCAAAAATTGTCTTTAATTTTCCGACAAATAATATAAGATGGTCTATTTATCTAAGGAAGAACTCGGGTCTGTTTTATAGCCTACAGCACGCACCTGTAAACCGTAACATCGCTCAACTCCCTGCAGCACTGATTGAATAGTGCCACAGTGGTGCTACATTCCACTAGTACGTATCAAGAGTAGTCACAGACCTTCTCAAGATCGTAGTGACTAAATCTCTGCCATGAAAACCACACCATAATCGCTGTGATGTTAATTGACATATATTGgaaacgctctctctctctctctctctctctctctctcgcacacgcgcgcgcgcacacacacaaacacaggcacacacccacgcacacacacgctatgTAAGTGGCTAGGATGCCAGAGATCAAGATCAGGGACTACAATTTGGGAAACATTTCCAACAATGCAACAGGTGAACATGTTGTTGGTTCATCCAGTCTTGTTTCGAGCTGACAGTTGGATGATAAACACCAGCAGTGTCTGTCCCTGACAGGTGGCAAATATGTATGACAGCTAACGGCCTTACTCATTTAAGAGTGCCTCTTTCTCGTTTCTCTGTGGAGCAGGTGTCTTTACTACAGATAGTCTAAAAGTGCAGAGGGGGAGTGGATTCCGATAAACCAGACGAAAGCGTTCAGGGTAAAACGGCGTTGTCAGTTAATCTGTGGTGCGCTGTTCAGAAGTTCAAAAACCTTTGGATATCGCTTACATTTGTTGCACAAACCCAAAGGTTCGTGAAATCATTATGCTATTTAATATTTCCAAAACATACCTGCAAATTATATGTTTTTATACTTGATTCCTTGACCTAATggaatttaattgtttatgcatacccttttttaatt
Protein-coding sequences here:
- the LOC118221534 gene encoding beta-1,3-N-acetylglucosaminyltransferase lunatic fringe-like, yielding MLKSCSKKCAVSTVAATIFTCLVVLLIAAPHQRVQVEEKQIGRDGMRSLQSLDNFGANNGAQADQSQPRDNSKTGQVNGFSAYFTKLTRGRREVETPSQAKAAVEAPPAEDINPNDIFIAVKTTKKFHQSRLDLLLDTWISRNMQQTYIFTDGEDEELKKKIGSHAINTNCSAAHSRQALSCKMAVEYDKFIESGKKWFCHVDDDNYVNMRTLVKLLSHYPHTQDVYIGKPSLDRPIEATERLGDNKMRPVNFWFATGGAGFCVSRGLALKMSPWASGGHFMNTAEKIRLPDDCTIGYIIESVLGVRLIRSNLFHSHLENLQQVPRSELHKQVTLSYGMFENKRNIIHMKGAFTVEEDPSRFRSVHCLLYPDTPWCPSHVVY